One window from the genome of Maridesulfovibrio zosterae DSM 11974 encodes:
- a CDS encoding Na+/H+ antiporter NhaC family protein, with the protein MRIWRGLFLLIISVLLFSQPAFAADSSLGITNAAKFGLLTLIPPLVAIVLAFITKNVVLSLLLGVFSGSFMLELKGFNIYNAFVDGFLRLSSEILNSLADPWNAGIILQCLAIGGLIALVSKMGGAKAIADSLAKKAQSPRSSQFVTWVLGLLIFFDDYANSLTVGPIMRPVTDRMKVSREKLAFIIDATAAPIAGIALISTWVAYEVGLIRDGLQGIGYTMNAYGVFVETIPYRFYNILILVFILATIWFMREFGPMYTAEQRARTTGKLLSDTAKPMVAEEATELEPVEGIEPSIWYAIIPIGTLIVAAFLGFYFNGYHAIMAGSDAANKAIFEGSPMSFTAIRLAFGSSDASVVLFQAALVAGIVALAIAIGKKILKVDDAIGTWVQGVKSLNITAVILLLAWSLSGIIKELGTATYLVSVLSDTIPPFLLPSIIFMMGSVISFATGTSYGTMGILMPLCIPLAFALVPEQGFVILNIGAVLTGAIFGDHCSPISDTTILSSMGSACDHIDHTRTQLFYAVPVAIISIVFGYIPAGLGMPSIIVLPVGILAVLATVRFIGKPVSN; encoded by the coding sequence ATGCGTATCTGGAGAGGATTATTTTTACTGATAATCTCAGTTTTATTATTTAGTCAGCCGGCTTTTGCAGCTGATTCAAGTCTAGGCATTACCAATGCTGCAAAATTCGGCTTACTCACTCTTATTCCACCGCTGGTAGCAATTGTACTTGCTTTCATTACAAAGAACGTCGTTCTATCACTGCTGCTCGGTGTTTTTTCCGGTTCTTTCATGCTGGAGCTTAAAGGTTTCAACATCTATAATGCATTTGTTGACGGATTTCTCAGACTTTCATCAGAAATTCTGAACTCGCTTGCTGATCCGTGGAATGCAGGTATCATACTGCAATGTCTGGCCATCGGCGGACTTATTGCACTTGTATCAAAAATGGGCGGAGCCAAAGCTATTGCCGATTCTCTGGCTAAAAAAGCTCAAAGCCCCAGAAGTTCACAGTTTGTCACATGGGTACTCGGCCTTCTTATTTTTTTCGATGACTACGCAAACTCCCTGACAGTCGGTCCTATCATGCGTCCTGTTACTGATAGAATGAAAGTTTCCCGCGAAAAGCTCGCTTTTATTATTGATGCTACTGCTGCGCCCATTGCAGGCATCGCACTTATTTCTACATGGGTAGCCTACGAAGTAGGTCTTATCCGTGACGGCCTTCAGGGTATCGGCTACACAATGAACGCATACGGCGTTTTTGTTGAGACCATCCCCTACAGATTCTACAATATCCTTATTCTTGTTTTCATTCTTGCAACAATCTGGTTCATGCGTGAATTCGGGCCTATGTACACAGCTGAACAACGCGCACGCACGACAGGAAAACTCCTTAGCGATACAGCAAAACCGATGGTTGCTGAAGAAGCAACAGAACTTGAGCCGGTTGAAGGTATTGAGCCAAGCATCTGGTATGCAATTATTCCCATCGGAACTCTGATTGTCGCAGCTTTTCTAGGATTCTACTTCAATGGATATCACGCCATCATGGCCGGTAGCGATGCTGCAAACAAGGCTATTTTCGAAGGCAGTCCCATGAGCTTCACAGCCATCCGTCTGGCATTCGGTTCTTCTGATGCTTCTGTTGTTCTTTTTCAGGCAGCACTTGTTGCAGGAATTGTAGCTCTTGCTATCGCTATAGGTAAAAAGATTCTTAAAGTAGACGATGCAATAGGTACCTGGGTGCAGGGTGTAAAATCTTTAAACATCACCGCAGTTATTCTGCTGCTGGCATGGTCTCTGTCAGGAATTATCAAAGAACTGGGAACTGCAACATATCTGGTCAGTGTCCTTTCCGACACCATTCCGCCCTTCCTGCTGCCTTCCATTATTTTCATGATGGGATCAGTTATATCATTTGCAACAGGAACATCATACGGAACCATGGGAATACTTATGCCTCTGTGTATCCCGCTGGCATTCGCACTCGTCCCTGAACAGGGTTTTGTCATCCTGAACATCGGTGCAGTACTGACCGGTGCTATTTTCGGAGACCATTGCTCCCCTATTTCAGATACAACTATTCTGTCATCCATGGGGTCGGCATGTGACCACATCGACCATACCAGAACCCAGCTTTTCTACGCTGTACCAGTGGCAATTATTTCCATCGTTTTCGGCTACATTCCTGCCGGACTTGGAATGCCGTCTATCATCGTTCTTCCAGTTGGTATTCTGGCAGTACTTGCAACTGTCCGCTTCATTGGTAAGCCCGTATCCAATTAG